One segment of Gammaproteobacteria bacterium DNA contains the following:
- a CDS encoding alpha/beta fold hydrolase → MNAPSPIPTLLNALNSTFDPFDIVGSSLAVQQAWLRQPERLATILQQLMLDAGKIHDRFSRASFGIASEPAVNAVVYDERFQDAVWTDQPWFAYLKEMYLLYVHWLEDAIYTTEGVTSEQRRRAAFWSRQWLDAVAPTNFFWTNPEALRRALATQGLSVLWGFQNWLEDAAAQDVRMVEPDAFQVGRDLATTPGQVVLRNELLELIQYAPATLQVHATPIVLVAPWINKFYIMDLSPRNSLARYLVEQGFTVFITSWKNPDPEARATTLDDYLLKGVRPALDAARAICGVPQVHATGYCLGGTAVAMLLAWLNADPADRAANPVAHWTTFTTLVDFSDPGEIGVFLNEASFEFLRQRMAKTGYLDGADMARAFRMLRPNSLIWHYVMHSYLYGEELPPSDVLFWNCDTTRMPAAMHEFYLRELYLNNKLQEPGHLEIGGRRLDLGAITAPLYAVGAEQDHIAPWKQTFRLCGLTGGSARYVLATSGHILGIINPPVTPPKRRYWVGDATSCKDSEAWRETIEKGPGSWWEDWTHWLAERCGPVGPPPSLGNVDYPALEAAPGRYVIEK, encoded by the coding sequence ATGAACGCTCCGTCGCCTATTCCTACCCTATTAAACGCACTGAACTCTACTTTTGATCCTTTCGATATCGTCGGCTCCAGCCTGGCCGTCCAGCAAGCTTGGTTGCGTCAGCCCGAGCGGTTGGCGACCATTTTGCAGCAGTTGATGTTGGACGCCGGCAAAATTCACGATCGCTTCAGTCGCGCCAGCTTCGGCATCGCCAGTGAACCCGCAGTCAACGCCGTGGTTTATGACGAACGCTTCCAGGACGCGGTCTGGACTGATCAGCCCTGGTTCGCCTATCTCAAGGAAATGTACCTGCTCTATGTCCATTGGCTGGAGGACGCCATCTACACAACTGAGGGCGTCACGTCTGAACAGCGCCGGCGAGCCGCGTTCTGGAGCCGGCAATGGCTGGACGCCGTTGCGCCGACCAATTTCTTTTGGACTAATCCCGAGGCCTTGCGCCGCGCCCTGGCGACCCAGGGTTTAAGCGTACTCTGGGGGTTCCAGAACTGGCTGGAGGACGCCGCTGCTCAGGACGTGCGCATGGTGGAGCCAGACGCTTTTCAGGTCGGGCGCGATCTGGCGACGACCCCCGGCCAGGTGGTGCTGCGTAACGAATTGCTGGAACTGATCCAGTATGCCCCGGCCACCCTCCAGGTTCACGCCACGCCCATCGTGCTGGTCGCGCCATGGATCAACAAGTTCTACATCATGGATCTAAGCCCGCGCAACAGTCTGGCGCGCTATCTGGTTGAGCAGGGTTTCACTGTGTTCATCACCAGTTGGAAGAATCCCGATCCCGAGGCGCGAGCAACGACGCTGGATGATTATCTGCTCAAGGGCGTGCGTCCGGCGCTGGATGCGGCCCGCGCCATTTGCGGCGTTCCCCAGGTTCATGCGACAGGTTATTGCCTGGGCGGCACGGCGGTCGCCATGCTGCTGGCCTGGCTCAACGCCGATCCCGCCGACCGCGCGGCGAATCCAGTCGCACACTGGACGACCTTCACCACGCTGGTGGATTTCAGCGATCCCGGTGAAATCGGCGTGTTTCTGAACGAGGCCAGTTTCGAGTTCCTGCGCCAGCGCATGGCGAAAACCGGCTATCTAGACGGCGCTGATATGGCTCGGGCCTTCCGTATGCTGCGCCCCAACAGCCTGATCTGGCATTACGTCATGCACAGTTATCTGTATGGAGAGGAGCTGCCGCCCAGCGATGTGTTGTTCTGGAATTGCGACACGACCCGGATGCCGGCGGCGATGCATGAGTTCTACCTGCGCGAGCTGTATTTAAATAACAAATTACAGGAGCCTGGCCATCTGGAGATTGGCGGTCGCCGGCTCGACCTGGGCGCTATTACTGCGCCGCTTTACGCGGTCGGGGCAGAGCAGGATCACATCGCGCCCTGGAAACAGACCTTCCGGCTGTGCGGGTTGACGGGCGGATCAGCGCGTTACGTACTGGCTACGTCCGGCCATATTCTCGGCATCATCAATCCGCCGGTGACTCCGCCCAAGCGGCGTTACTGGGTGGGCGACGCGACGAGTTGCAAAGATTCCGAAGCTTGGCGAGAAACTATTGAGAAGGGTCCGGGTTCCTGGTGGGAAGACTGGACGCACTGGCTGGCTGAGCGTTGTGGTCCCGTAGGGCCGCCACCCTCGCTGGGCAATGTGGATTATCCCGCACTGGAAGCAGCGCCAGGCCGCTATGTGATTGAAAAGTAA